One Kineococcus radiotolerans SRS30216 = ATCC BAA-149 DNA window includes the following coding sequences:
- a CDS encoding PP2C family protein-serine/threonine phosphatase gives MHVTTVEATAHERDRRTHVRRERGRLLPHGTPLPDDVWMTRHRSFLIATWLVCLATFGWATVAQGVGHALLDCLPIAAAALLGSLATIGLGSRPGADADAGAGGVDVGAGAGSRRWRREAASSAVMLALMTASAVAVHLSHGLTEAHFLFFVAVGAGAAYQTWAPFLTAIGFVVLHHGVLASAPGHPIFNHPAAQEHPWRWALVHGGLLALAAAVGVASWRADELVRGRLSELGARSRLIVGTVADGIVALDEQGRVLEANPAALQLLAPVPPARDPLPGGARDAAPVTGRRLEELVDGYVPGPARAAGGHVSTRRGSVRRGDRCTPVAITVAPVPGGHLGEGRDDRVRAVVTLRDLSSTVRAQDAERALVDSTARERAQREDVAALSAAVRPPALRVAGLEAAVAYEPAASAPAGGDLYDWLRLPSGEVLLIVVDAMGRGTAATGEALAVTTTVRTLAVAGCPLGELVARAAAVLEVTHPELMATVLIAVLDPASGRLRLAGGGHPPAILVGADGAREITAEGRGIGYPSPGSCAVAEAVLAAGESLVLYTDGLVEGTRDIDAGLRELAGTAASLARVPVQEFVERLLTDVVTCARDDDDCLALVVRRPAA, from the coding sequence GTGCACGTCACGACCGTCGAGGCGACGGCGCACGAACGGGATCGCCGGACGCACGTCCGCCGGGAGCGGGGCCGGCTGCTGCCGCACGGCACCCCCCTGCCCGACGACGTCTGGATGACGCGCCACCGCAGCTTCCTGATCGCGACCTGGCTGGTCTGCCTGGCGACCTTCGGGTGGGCGACCGTCGCCCAGGGCGTGGGGCACGCCCTGCTGGACTGCCTGCCCATCGCCGCGGCCGCGCTGCTGGGCAGCCTGGCCACCATCGGCCTCGGATCCCGCCCGGGCGCCGACGCCGACGCCGGCGCGGGCGGCGTCGACGTGGGCGCCGGCGCGGGCAGCCGGCGGTGGAGGCGGGAAGCGGCCTCGTCCGCGGTGATGCTGGCCCTCATGACCGCCTCGGCGGTGGCGGTGCACCTCAGCCACGGGCTGACCGAGGCGCACTTCCTCTTCTTCGTCGCCGTCGGCGCCGGCGCCGCCTACCAGACGTGGGCGCCGTTCCTGACGGCCATCGGCTTCGTCGTGCTGCACCACGGCGTGCTCGCTTCCGCGCCGGGGCACCCCATCTTCAACCACCCCGCCGCGCAGGAGCACCCGTGGCGGTGGGCCCTGGTCCACGGCGGGCTGCTGGCCCTCGCCGCGGCCGTCGGCGTCGCCTCCTGGCGAGCCGACGAGCTGGTCCGGGGCCGCCTGAGCGAGCTCGGCGCCCGCAGCCGCCTCATCGTGGGCACGGTGGCTGACGGCATCGTGGCCCTGGACGAGCAGGGCCGCGTGCTGGAGGCCAACCCGGCCGCGCTGCAGCTGCTGGCTCCGGTCCCCCCGGCCCGGGACCCCCTGCCCGGGGGAGCGCGCGACGCCGCTCCCGTGACCGGCCGTCGGCTGGAGGAGCTGGTGGACGGCTACGTGCCCGGCCCGGCGCGGGCGGCCGGGGGGCACGTCTCGACCCGGCGCGGCAGCGTCCGCCGCGGCGACCGCTGCACCCCGGTGGCCATCACGGTCGCGCCCGTGCCCGGCGGTCACCTCGGCGAGGGTCGCGACGACCGGGTACGGGCCGTCGTCACCCTGCGGGACCTGTCCAGCACCGTTCGCGCGCAGGACGCCGAACGCGCCTTGGTCGACTCGACCGCGCGCGAACGCGCTCAGCGCGAGGACGTCGCGGCGCTGTCGGCCGCGGTGCGGCCCCCGGCGCTGCGCGTGGCGGGTCTGGAGGCGGCGGTGGCCTACGAGCCGGCGGCCAGCGCGCCGGCCGGCGGGGACCTCTACGACTGGCTGCGGCTGCCCTCGGGCGAGGTCCTGCTCATCGTGGTCGACGCGATGGGCCGGGGCACCGCCGCCACCGGCGAGGCGCTGGCGGTGACCACCACGGTGCGGACCCTCGCCGTCGCCGGGTGCCCGCTGGGTGAGCTGGTCGCCCGGGCCGCGGCGGTGCTGGAGGTCACGCACCCGGAGCTGATGGCCACCGTGCTCATCGCCGTCCTGGACCCGGCGAGCGGCCGGCTGCGCCTGGCCGGGGGCGGGCACCCGCCGGCGATCCTCGTCGGCGCCGACGGCGCGCGCGAGATCACCGCGGAGGGGCGGGGGATCGGGTACCCCTCGCCGGGCAGCTGCGCCGTCGCCGAAGCGGTGCTCGCCGCCGGGGAGAGCCTGGTGCTGTACACCGACGGGCTCGTCGAAGGCACCCGCGACATCGACGCGGGTCTGCGGGAGCTGGCCGGCACCGCCGCGAGCCTGGCCCGGGTGCCCGTGCAGGAGTTCGTGGAGCGGTTGCTGACCGACGTCGTGACCTGCGCGCGCGACGACGACGACTGCCTGGCCCTGGTCGTCCGCCGCCCTGCGGCGTGA
- a CDS encoding tetratricopeptide repeat-containing diguanylate cyclase produces the protein MNGGSRCADLPRTALTRPAEPPVPGLPQPRATADPGPRPGFEDLQAALFDVAFLAGRDADGAAAQLDALTQRAASWEQVSGEAGLLWQARLVGADVDGRRGGTAQLGLVARRALAWGESAGDAYVQARAHRLLATFHEVIGDSASALEHAVAAVAALDAVPAQGPRVPAWVGVDHETALGGAQLQLGAFEQARERFTRLLAAARADGDARTRVRTLNNLAYVELTAGRTAEAARLARELVQTSAELAIPLSAGAWDTVAKVSMSVGDWSAAQATLLAAMGQAGCLTDAADTATLQINLAVCQRNLGQLREAARSLDAAEAQCEQRDLGEVRTALVLERSELAATGGDFRAAYELYRRFHVLEMERLSERKDARARVLAAVYETVEARRASDRFQELAERDHLTGLFNRRHLEQVAPAVLSAASAVGASSSLALLDIDHFKRINDTRSHQVGDAVLQRFGRLLAATGAGGDVVARIGGEEFVLLLPGQDARGARDRVRAVLQAVRQHDWDEVAPGLRVTASAGLTSTREGGASLAELLAAADRRLYTAKRGGRDRLVAR, from the coding sequence GTGAACGGCGGGAGCCGTTGCGCCGACCTGCCGCGCACCGCGCTCACCCGCCCCGCCGAACCCCCGGTCCCGGGGCTGCCGCAGCCGCGGGCCACCGCCGACCCCGGACCTCGGCCCGGGTTCGAGGACCTGCAGGCGGCGTTGTTCGACGTCGCGTTCCTGGCCGGGCGGGACGCCGACGGCGCCGCCGCGCAGCTCGACGCGCTGACGCAGCGGGCGGCGTCGTGGGAGCAGGTGTCCGGCGAGGCCGGGCTGCTGTGGCAGGCGCGGCTGGTCGGCGCCGACGTCGACGGCCGGCGCGGTGGGACCGCGCAGCTCGGCCTCGTCGCCCGCCGGGCCCTGGCCTGGGGGGAGTCGGCGGGCGACGCCTACGTGCAGGCCCGGGCCCACCGCCTGCTGGCCACCTTCCACGAGGTCATCGGCGACTCCGCGTCGGCGTTGGAGCACGCCGTCGCCGCCGTCGCGGCCCTGGACGCGGTGCCCGCGCAGGGGCCCCGGGTGCCCGCGTGGGTCGGCGTCGACCACGAGACGGCGCTGGGCGGCGCCCAGCTGCAGCTGGGGGCCTTCGAGCAGGCCCGCGAGCGGTTCACCCGGCTGCTCGCCGCCGCGCGGGCCGACGGGGACGCGCGCACCCGGGTGCGGACGCTGAACAACCTCGCCTACGTGGAGCTGACCGCGGGACGCACCGCGGAAGCGGCCCGGCTGGCGCGCGAGCTGGTCCAGACCTCCGCGGAGCTGGCCATCCCGTTGAGCGCCGGCGCGTGGGACACCGTCGCCAAGGTGAGCATGAGCGTGGGGGACTGGTCCGCGGCGCAGGCGACGCTCCTCGCGGCCATGGGGCAGGCCGGGTGCCTCACCGACGCCGCCGACACCGCCACCCTGCAGATCAACCTCGCGGTCTGCCAGCGCAACCTCGGGCAGCTGCGGGAGGCCGCCCGCAGCCTGGACGCGGCCGAGGCGCAGTGCGAGCAGCGGGACCTGGGGGAGGTGCGCACCGCCCTGGTGCTGGAGCGCTCGGAGCTGGCCGCGACCGGTGGGGACTTCCGGGCGGCGTACGAGCTGTACCGGCGCTTCCACGTCCTGGAGATGGAGCGGCTCTCCGAGCGCAAGGACGCCCGCGCGCGCGTCCTGGCCGCCGTCTACGAGACGGTCGAAGCCCGTCGCGCGAGCGACCGGTTCCAGGAGCTGGCGGAACGGGACCACCTCACGGGGCTGTTCAACCGCCGCCACCTGGAGCAGGTGGCCCCGGCGGTGCTGTCCGCGGCCTCCGCCGTCGGCGCGTCCTCCTCGCTGGCCCTCCTGGACATCGACCACTTCAAGCGCATCAACGACACCCGCTCCCACCAGGTCGGTGACGCCGTCCTGCAGCGGTTCGGGCGCCTCCTCGCGGCCACGGGCGCCGGGGGCGACGTGGTGGCGCGCATCGGCGGGGAGGAGTTCGTCCTGCTCCTGCCCGGCCAGGACGCCCGGGGGGCCCGGGACCGGGTGCGGGCCGTGCTGCAGGCCGTCCGGCAGCACGACTGGGACGAGGTGGCCCCGGGGTTGCGCGTGACGGCCAGCGCGGGCCTGACCTCGACGCGCGAGGGGGGCGCCTCCCTCGCGGAGCTCCTCGCCGCCGCCGACCGGCGCCTGTACACGGCCAAGCGCGGGGGCCGCGACCGCCTCGTCGCCCGCTGA
- a CDS encoding EAL domain-containing protein, whose amino-acid sequence MPAAPLHPREGERLASLRSYRVLDTGADAALDALAAATARLLDAPTATISLVDEDRQWFASTRDLSAVLGYETPQTSRDVSFCAWTVAQERTLVVPDARTDARFADNAMVTGPEQVRAYAGAPIIGRDGLPLGALCVMDREARDFAEADVQALSALATSVAELLELRRLDAAAGLGSRHVLDESHALRAGIDAQELVVHYQPVVDLPTGRWEGVEALVRWEHPQRGLLAPAAFLPVAEASGLIVPLGRQVLTLACTQVALWRDTPPTGGGAGGGARDLHVAVNLSGRQLGEPDVVDVITDALLVSGLPAQALTLELTETSLAGTGAQVDAALAAIRARGVRLALDDFGTGYASYAYLQRFQPDVVKIDRCFVAALGRSERDDLLTSSLIGLGLQLGCGVVAEGVETPEQARMLADLGVTTAQGYLFSPPRTAQALGARLVAP is encoded by the coding sequence GTGCCCGCAGCGCCTCTGCACCCTCGCGAGGGCGAGCGGCTGGCGTCGTTGCGCAGCTACCGGGTGCTGGACACCGGTGCCGACGCGGCCCTCGACGCCCTGGCGGCGGCGACGGCGCGGCTGCTGGACGCTCCCACCGCCACGATCTCCCTGGTGGACGAGGACCGGCAGTGGTTCGCCTCCACCCGCGACCTGAGCGCGGTCCTGGGCTACGAGACCCCGCAGACGTCGCGGGACGTGTCCTTCTGCGCCTGGACGGTGGCGCAGGAGCGGACGCTGGTGGTGCCCGACGCCCGCACCGACGCGCGGTTCGCCGACAACGCCATGGTCACCGGCCCGGAGCAGGTCCGCGCCTACGCCGGCGCCCCGATCATCGGCCGCGACGGGCTGCCGCTGGGGGCGCTGTGCGTCATGGACCGCGAGGCGCGCGACTTCGCCGAGGCGGACGTGCAGGCCCTCAGCGCGCTGGCGACCAGCGTGGCGGAGCTGCTGGAGCTGCGCCGGCTCGACGCCGCGGCCGGGCTGGGGTCCCGCCACGTGCTGGACGAGAGCCACGCCCTGCGCGCCGGCATCGACGCGCAGGAGCTGGTGGTGCACTACCAGCCGGTGGTGGACCTGCCCACCGGGCGCTGGGAGGGCGTGGAGGCGCTGGTGCGCTGGGAGCACCCCCAGCGGGGTCTGCTGGCCCCGGCGGCGTTCCTGCCGGTGGCCGAGGCCAGCGGTCTGATCGTCCCGCTGGGACGGCAGGTGCTGACGCTGGCGTGCACGCAGGTGGCGCTGTGGCGCGACACCCCGCCCACGGGCGGCGGCGCCGGTGGCGGGGCGCGCGACCTGCACGTGGCGGTCAACCTCTCCGGACGCCAGCTCGGCGAGCCGGACGTGGTCGACGTGATCACCGACGCGCTGCTCGTCAGCGGTCTGCCCGCGCAGGCGCTGACGCTGGAGCTGACCGAGACGTCCCTGGCCGGCACCGGCGCGCAGGTGGACGCCGCGCTGGCGGCGATCCGGGCGAGGGGGGTGCGGCTGGCCCTGGACGACTTCGGCACCGGTTACGCCAGCTACGCCTACCTGCAGCGCTTCCAGCCCGACGTGGTAAAGATCGACCGCTGCTTCGTGGCCGCGCTGGGGCGCTCGGAGCGCGACGACCTGCTGACGTCCTCCCTGATCGGCCTGGGGCTGCAGCTGGGGTGCGGGGTCGTCGCCGAGGGGGTGGAGACGCCCGAGCAGGCCCGGATGCTCGCCGACCTGGGCGTCACGACCGCGCAGGGCTACCTGTTCTCCCCGCCCCGCACCGCGCAGGCCCTGGGCGCGCGGCTGGTGGCTCCGTGA
- a CDS encoding SpoIIE family protein phosphatase, with protein MPSGGDHVPGRSPGPLAGGRPDGDAAASSPATAVEAAARALRADPARLAAARRLSPGGTTLPGLDQLAHLATQLLGAPSAQISLLTDVEAIAGGVGPQAGRAGEQGPLGQALCSLTAASGAPLAIADTRADPRVADLDPVSSGVVGSYLGIPLAAGGGDVVGAVCVGGPDPRAWSEQDVALLEQIGAAAAAELELAALSGEHVADRALLQLTVDAAQLGTFDLDLVTGRLSMNERLLQLSGLTPETFDGTPEDVYSRIHPDDREAAVAAVRAVTAAGGVYAAEYRILDPDGSTRWLAARGSTLPAGGPGPDGAPVRLLGVVHDITAVREGAQRVEEILDSMAVAYLAVDAGWTITYANVEGERIAATPREELIGRSFWEAFPATVGTVFEDGYRRAVTTGETVTFDAFYPAPLDVWVEVRAVPGNGGLGLYFLDITARKTAQRSAEDARRTAEAANTRLALLAATSRQMSETLEAEQAVARLAELVVPALGDWCVISLLDDDTPARTSASARAGTAAGRPERLRRGLHDAGSWHHDERLRPLVEEYAAHRLEELTDAAFVWRSLRQARPVLVPDATRAIGAVLRPDGRVRPLLAELAPSSAAILPLRGRGRTVGLMTLFAGPDRAPLDAEGLTVAAEVADRAGLALDSARLYRQQRDLAAAFQRSLLSEPPEPDHGQIVVRYSPAAEAAQVGGDWYDAFMQPGGATVLVIGDVVGHDTEAAAAMSQVRTIVRSMGALGDESPARVLAKTDQAMANLMISTTATAIAARLEQSLDERERGVTRLRWSNAGHPPAMVVHPDGSVLPLVNLHPDLLLGVVPGTDRRDTEVVLDRGSTVLLYTDGLVERRDQPLQEGLEELQAVLEDLAAQDHDLDTLVDRVLARMLPPTPEDDVAVVAVRLHRQDRPRPAEAGPQRVPPHVPPEPDVTGRRPRRR; from the coding sequence GTGCCCAGCGGAGGAGACCACGTCCCCGGCCGGTCGCCCGGACCCCTGGCGGGCGGGCGACCCGACGGCGACGCCGCCGCGTCCTCCCCGGCGACCGCGGTGGAGGCCGCCGCCCGGGCGCTGCGCGCCGACCCCGCCCGGCTCGCCGCCGCCCGCCGGCTGAGCCCCGGCGGGACCACCCTGCCCGGCCTGGACCAGCTGGCCCACCTCGCCACCCAGCTCCTCGGTGCCCCCTCGGCGCAGATCTCCCTGCTCACCGACGTCGAGGCGATCGCCGGTGGGGTCGGGCCCCAGGCGGGGCGGGCCGGTGAGCAGGGGCCGCTCGGCCAGGCGCTGTGCTCGCTGACCGCCGCGTCGGGTGCTCCCCTGGCCATCGCCGACACCCGCGCCGACCCCCGCGTCGCCGACCTGGACCCGGTCTCCTCCGGGGTGGTGGGGTCCTACCTGGGCATACCGCTCGCCGCCGGCGGGGGTGACGTGGTGGGTGCGGTGTGCGTGGGTGGCCCCGACCCCCGCGCGTGGAGCGAGCAGGACGTCGCCCTGCTGGAGCAGATCGGCGCCGCCGCCGCGGCCGAGCTGGAACTGGCCGCCCTCTCCGGCGAGCACGTCGCCGACCGGGCGCTGCTGCAGCTGACGGTCGACGCCGCGCAGCTGGGCACCTTCGACCTGGACCTCGTCACCGGGCGGCTGAGCATGAACGAGCGGCTGCTGCAGCTGTCCGGGCTGACTCCGGAGACGTTCGACGGCACCCCTGAGGACGTGTACTCCCGCATCCACCCCGACGACCGCGAGGCCGCCGTCGCCGCGGTGAGGGCGGTCACCGCCGCCGGCGGGGTCTACGCCGCGGAGTACCGCATCCTCGACCCCGACGGCAGCACCCGCTGGCTCGCCGCCCGGGGCAGCACCCTGCCGGCCGGCGGCCCCGGGCCCGACGGGGCACCGGTGCGGCTGCTGGGCGTCGTCCACGACATCACCGCCGTGCGCGAGGGCGCGCAGCGCGTGGAGGAGATCCTGGACTCCATGGCCGTGGCCTACCTGGCCGTGGACGCGGGGTGGACGATCACCTACGCCAACGTCGAGGGCGAGCGGATCGCCGCCACCCCCCGCGAGGAGCTCATCGGCCGCAGCTTCTGGGAGGCCTTCCCCGCCACCGTCGGCACCGTCTTCGAGGACGGCTACCGCCGCGCCGTGACCACCGGCGAGACGGTGACCTTCGACGCCTTCTACCCCGCCCCCCTGGACGTGTGGGTGGAGGTGCGCGCCGTGCCGGGGAACGGCGGGCTGGGCCTGTACTTCCTCGACATCACCGCCCGCAAGACCGCCCAGCGGTCCGCCGAGGACGCGCGCCGGACCGCCGAGGCCGCCAACACCCGCCTGGCGCTGCTGGCCGCGACCTCGCGGCAGATGTCGGAGACCCTCGAGGCCGAGCAGGCCGTGGCGCGCCTGGCCGAGCTGGTGGTCCCCGCCCTGGGCGACTGGTGCGTCATCAGCCTCCTCGACGACGACACCCCGGCCCGGACCTCGGCCTCCGCGCGCGCCGGCACCGCGGCCGGGCGCCCCGAGCGGCTGCGGCGGGGGCTGCACGACGCCGGGTCCTGGCACCACGACGAGAGGCTGCGCCCCCTGGTGGAGGAGTACGCCGCGCACCGCCTGGAGGAGCTGACCGACGCCGCCTTCGTGTGGCGGTCGCTGCGCCAGGCCCGCCCGGTCCTCGTCCCCGACGCCACCCGCGCCATCGGCGCCGTGCTGCGCCCGGACGGGCGGGTGCGCCCCCTGCTGGCCGAGCTCGCCCCCAGCTCCGCGGCGATCCTGCCGCTGCGCGGGCGCGGGCGCACCGTCGGGCTGATGACCCTCTTCGCCGGACCGGACCGCGCGCCCCTGGACGCCGAGGGGCTGACGGTGGCCGCCGAGGTCGCCGACCGCGCCGGCCTGGCCCTGGACTCCGCCCGCCTCTACCGCCAGCAGCGCGACCTGGCCGCCGCCTTCCAGCGCTCCCTGCTGAGCGAGCCGCCGGAGCCGGACCACGGGCAGATCGTCGTGCGCTACAGCCCCGCGGCCGAGGCCGCGCAGGTCGGGGGCGACTGGTACGACGCGTTCATGCAGCCGGGCGGGGCCACGGTGCTGGTCATCGGCGACGTCGTCGGCCACGACACCGAGGCCGCCGCGGCCATGAGCCAGGTCCGCACCATCGTGCGTTCCATGGGCGCCCTCGGCGACGAGTCCCCGGCGCGCGTCCTGGCCAAGACCGACCAGGCCATGGCCAACCTCATGATCTCCACCACCGCCACCGCCATCGCCGCCCGCCTGGAGCAGAGCCTCGACGAGCGCGAGCGCGGGGTGACCCGGTTGCGCTGGTCCAACGCCGGGCACCCGCCGGCGATGGTCGTCCACCCCGACGGCAGCGTCCTGCCGCTGGTGAACCTGCACCCGGACCTGCTGCTGGGGGTGGTGCCCGGCACCGACCGCCGCGACACCGAGGTCGTCCTCGACCGCGGGTCCACCGTCCTCCTCTACACCGACGGCCTCGTGGAGCGCCGGGACCAGCCGCTGCAGGAGGGCCTGGAGGAGCTGCAGGCGGTGCTGGAGGACCTCGCCGCGCAGGACCACGACCTGGACACCCTCGTGGACCGCGTGCTGGCCCGGATGCTGCCGCCCACCCCGGAGGACGACGTGGCCGTCGTCGCGGTGCGCCTGCACCGCCAGGACCGGCCCCGCCCCGCCGAAGCCGGCCCGCAGAGGGTCCCGCCGCACGTGCCGCCGGAACCGGACGTCACGGGGCGGCGGCCCCGCCGGCGCTGA
- a CDS encoding putative bifunctional diguanylate cyclase/phosphodiesterase yields MSGVTGSAAAGSGPQLLCLIEDVTARKAAELALRHQALHDGLTGLPNRTLLHDRLEHALAAAGRSGAGVGVLFCDLDGFKAVNDSAGHAAGDELLREVAARFGGCLRPGDTLARLGGDEFAVVCPDLADRQGLQVVAERLLHSLREPVTVRAGTFAVGVSVGTHLVVPTGAPTPSGGDRDVRSCAEQALARADRAMYEAKRGGKNRVHLDDGSDEHQVRSHRAARILPELRTALERDELVVHGQPVLDLATGHPVAVETLVRWQHPTRGLLSPAEFLDVAEDSPLMLALGRRVLEESCRLAASWGAALGPAAPAVHVNVSGRQLESASLSEDVLGALRRHGLPAHRLVLELTETTMPRITHSLLGDLQRLRELGVRIAIDDLGTGYSSLARLTELPVDLLKIDLTFVAGLGRDPSCDAVVRAVLSIGAALGLSVVAEGVETPQQAESLRRYGCDTVQGYLYSPPRPEAALLDVLRAGLPADALSAGGAAAP; encoded by the coding sequence ATGAGCGGCGTCACCGGTTCCGCCGCAGCCGGTTCCGGGCCGCAGCTGCTGTGCCTCATCGAGGACGTCACCGCCCGCAAGGCCGCCGAGCTGGCGCTGCGCCACCAGGCGCTGCACGACGGGCTGACGGGGTTGCCCAACCGCACCCTGCTGCACGACCGCCTCGAGCACGCCCTGGCCGCGGCCGGGCGCAGCGGGGCGGGGGTGGGGGTGCTGTTCTGCGACCTGGACGGGTTCAAGGCGGTCAACGACTCCGCCGGGCACGCCGCGGGCGACGAGCTGCTGCGCGAGGTGGCGGCCCGCTTCGGCGGGTGCCTGCGCCCGGGCGACACCCTGGCGCGTCTGGGCGGGGACGAGTTCGCCGTCGTCTGCCCCGACCTCGCCGACCGCCAGGGCCTGCAGGTCGTCGCCGAACGGCTGCTGCACTCCCTGCGCGAGCCGGTCACCGTGCGGGCGGGCACGTTCGCCGTGGGGGTCAGCGTCGGGACCCACCTCGTCGTCCCCACCGGCGCACCCACCCCGTCCGGCGGCGACCGCGACGTCCGCTCCTGCGCCGAGCAGGCCCTGGCCCGCGCCGACCGCGCCATGTACGAGGCCAAGCGCGGGGGCAAGAACCGCGTCCACCTCGACGACGGCAGCGACGAGCACCAGGTCCGCAGCCACCGCGCCGCCCGGATCCTGCCCGAACTGCGCACCGCGCTGGAACGCGACGAGCTCGTCGTGCACGGCCAGCCCGTGCTCGACCTCGCCACCGGGCACCCCGTGGCGGTGGAGACCCTCGTGCGCTGGCAGCACCCCACCCGCGGCCTGCTCTCCCCGGCCGAGTTCCTCGACGTCGCCGAGGACAGCCCCCTCATGCTGGCCCTGGGCCGGCGGGTGCTGGAGGAGTCCTGCCGGCTCGCCGCCAGCTGGGGCGCGGCCCTGGGCCCGGCCGCGCCGGCGGTGCACGTCAACGTCTCCGGGCGCCAACTGGAGTCCGCGTCCCTGAGCGAGGACGTGCTCGGTGCGCTGCGGCGCCACGGGCTGCCCGCGCACCGCCTGGTCCTGGAACTCACCGAGACCACGATGCCGAGGATCACGCACTCGCTGCTCGGTGACCTGCAGCGCCTGCGCGAACTCGGGGTGCGCATCGCCATCGACGACCTCGGCACCGGCTACTCCAGCCTGGCCCGCCTGACCGAGCTGCCCGTGGACCTGCTGAAGATCGACCTCACCTTCGTCGCCGGTCTGGGCCGCGACCCCAGCTGCGACGCGGTCGTGCGGGCGGTGCTGAGCATCGGCGCCGCGCTGGGCCTGTCGGTGGTGGCGGAGGGGGTGGAGACCCCGCAGCAGGCGGAGTCGTTGCGCCGCTACGGCTGCGACACCGTCCAGGGTTACCTCTACAGCCCCCCGCGCCCGGAGGCGGCCCTCCTCGACGTGCTGCGGGCGGGCCTGCCCGCCGACGCCCTCAGCGCCGGCGGGGCCGCCGCCCCGTGA